A stretch of DNA from Takifugu flavidus isolate HTHZ2018 chromosome 13, ASM371156v2, whole genome shotgun sequence:
TGGTGACAGAACTTACAGATGTCATGGTTTCCAATTTCCTTGCAAACTCCACTCTGGAAACAAAGTTTTCCTTGGTCTTGGAGAGGTCATCGAGTTCATTCATCACATCTGCATAAAACAGGAACAGTAATAAGATACTTTATTCATTTACACACCAAACTGTGTCTAAGAGATTATTTATTTCAGAGGCACCCGGCTACTCAAGAGTTAAAGCCCAGAACaagttggggggaaaaaatttTGAAAAATGATGACACAAACAGTTCATAATATCTTCTGCCCTGAATACTACTCTGGATCATTAAATCTTGACAACAATTAAGCCCTTTTGCTAATAGCAGCAGAGGGCccctgtttccatggcgatcGGGAGCCCCTCCAGTCAGTGCATCAACTGAAAGTGAGGAAAGGTCAAACACAGAAGGCCTGACAattcagctgctctctgacacATTTCAGCTAGCTATGTTTGTATTACAGCACTTAGCTCTGTAATAGCAGGGTGGCCAAGGTCAGGAGAATGGGTGGGGAGAGGGGGGCACAGACGGCTGCGGATGGGCTGTGGCAGCATATTTCTGCTTCACTAAACACTCTAATAATGTTCACATCAGAGATCGTTACTTGGGCCCATTTGACTCTATGAGAATTCGGCAATGAGCAGCAAGGCAAAAACAGTTTGCATAATGTATATTACAATGAATTATTTTCCCTCAAAAGTCAGTCAAGCATTAACGTCTTCTGCAGTGGGCTCCAGTTGGAAAGAATGACAAATGTATGAGTTGCTATGAAAAAGATCTACGGCGGGGAAACTGACATTAATGAACGTGGCCAACGTAGAACTGCGAGGACCGCGCCAGATGTGAACCCCCGGGATGAATCCTAAATTAAAAACACTCCAGCCAAATTTGAAAGCAGATATTATGCCGCCATTTCACTTCACCAAACACATCGTTAAAATTGTGTGAATTCTACCATCATGGTAAGAGATGCTCCCATATACACGTGGTAAATGATGCTTCAGATAACAGGAAGTCAGTCACTGCGCCTCAGTGATTCTGGTTAGACTTGATGCAACAGCACCCTCTGCTGGGCCTACTGCAGCATTAGTTAAGAATcactttttaaaacacacacacacacacacagcagacttACGCTTCATCCTGTGGGCCACAAGTTTCTGAGCCTGTTTTGCGGAGCACTTGGCGAACCAGTTGTCACCCAGCAATACTGTAATTTCATTGGTGTGCACAAGCTTCCCAGGCATGAAGGCTAACGAGCCAAACGGCACCTGTGTGGAGCACAATTGACGTGAGACCGAAAACTCTCACGATGCTGAATAaaggttgtgttgtgttgttagcTGTGAGAATCTCACCCACCATGATATCATAGGACAGTTGGTCTGGAAGGGTTTGAAGCCGCTCATTCAGGGCTTCATAGTCACCCGACACCTTCTTCCTGCAAATGAAAAAATTGCAAAATATCAACCCAAAGGCAACTTAAAATGATTTCCATTCAAACCACTGCTGGCCTCCTCAACACTCTGGAATGTCGAAAGGAACAATAAGACAATCACAGAGGGAGTTCCTGTTTCAAAGACTGAGGACATGGTGTAACACAGGTGGCCTCAAGGACTTCCATTTATCTGATACCAAGAAATTTTGGAACTAAATAAATGCAACTGTAACAGCAGAAGCAGGAAACATTGCTTTCACATAGAAATAAAGAGGACTGTAAACAGTTAAAAGAAATGTCGGCGCAAAGGTTGTTGTATCTGATGGAGAACTAAGTGTGTAAGTATTTGTGTGTTATTACAATCTGCAAGTATGGATTCAATTGGCTGTTTTCAATTGCTGATCTCATGGAAGCAGCCTTGAAAGTGAGATTAAAAAAGCATAAATGGCaagtgatgaaaagaaacgaTGAGTGTATTTAGCCAATCAGGACAGTCCTGAGGGGCATCAACGAGGGTTCTGGGAAAGAAAAACTGGCTGAAGTCTGACTTTTGTTGTTCTCTGAGTAACAAGTCTGGACAGCAGAGTGTAGACATGCGCCCAGATATTCTCTTTTCACATTAAAAATCACGATACATAAATCTGCAGAGCTCCACACAGACATCTTTCCTCCTAACCAGTGGAGCGGAGAACACTGCAAATCTACACTGGGTAGATTTTCGTGATGCATAAAGAGAAACCAAACAGCTCATGTCTCCTGAATTCTTTATATGTCTGGGGGGCAAGATGGAGGAAACAGCACAAACTATGTACAAAAAAATGTATAATCCCCAATGACACCAAAGTTTTactgtttttgtcattaaataaGAAGCTCTAATTGGGGCAAACAAGAGCAAATAAAAGGCTTAGGTTTAGGGGTCGCTGGTTTGTTCTACAATAACCCGGAGTGTCGATcggggtggaggggggatgAATGGCTACATATAGCTGTCAGTTTGAGCACAAACACCATCGTGAATTCACACAAGTGTTTCCACTCCATCTACATGATGCGAGTTCCTGACAGGGCAGCACGGCTCCGTGTCGCCACATGTGGTTTGATACCTGATACCTCCCTCATTCACTCACCTGTCAGctttgctgcatttgtttgTCCAGACTGTGTCACACTCTCATCTATCAAACAGctacttttttctcccccaggAAGATATTTTGACATTACACAAACCCAAGTTATGCCCGAGTGTCATGGGTGTAGTCTGCTGTAAACCCAACAGTTGGGTTATATTTCATCGGACTGACCCTGAAGAGATTGAATTAAatcattcaaaataaataacCACAAAGCATCAATACTGCCAAAAACACATGTATAAAAGTGATAAATTCTTTTCTGGCTCTGTTTGAGAATTCATTCAACATCATGTTGATGGTAATTAGGGTGAAATATAaagttgttgggttttttttaagcactTCTGTCTAGACAAAAATCAGTAATTGGCAGAACGCATTTCCCTTTTTAAGAGAAGGTCCCTGAACAGAAAATGTTTATGAAACTTTCACAAAAAGCataacagtgtttccattttaaaagaTATTTGGAACACTAGTAGCAACCATAAAAAGATACATACTTATACATTCTTTTCAGCAACATCTCAGCACAGTACAAGTTCTCTTTCCCACAAGGGAATCGACTTACCAGTGCTGAATCTTGTTTTCACAGTCTTTCACCACCTGTTTCAAGGACAAACTCGTTAAAACACgaaaagtgattaaaaacaatGTAACCCACAAAGTGCTGGGCTTCAACACTGTGATCAGGGATCAGATGGTGCTGCAGGATGTCTGCTTATATTACACACACAATATTTAACCAGgaaaaggaagcaggaagccaAAGGAAGAGCATTAGTCAAACAAATGATCGGAAACTTTAAATTACTGTTTCAGACTGTGGGAGCAGTTTATTGCAATCTTCATgttaaaacagaataaaaataaagaaatgctaaTGATACTATTGTGACGTCGTGGTCATGCGTGCTATTAACGGGGATTTCAATCCTAATCTGCATGCACGCTCATGGCTCCCACGAAACACTTTATAAGGACTAAATTCATATAAATGTCAGATTTTTCCTGATCTTTATGGTCACACTGCGACCATGTGCGTCTTCGTAAGACAGTGGAACTGGGACAGAAGTGAAactgaaaacaacaaataatCACTTCACCGCAGCTTCAGGGCATCTAAGCATAAGGAAGGGAGAAAGTAGCACTATAGTTAGTTCGCAGAGGAAGGACAAAATCTGAAAATCTTTCATGTGAAAAGACTTCAGGAAGATGAAATGGTGCTTCTGCTGGTCCGCCGCGTGGCACCGACCAGATGGTGGCTAATGTTCGACGTTACGGGCCAGCAAAATGTTGCAAAATACCTTTTCCTGTTCCTTTCGGAGCCTGACAACTCCGTCGAGATTGTCGATAATCGCATTATCCTTTCCAGCCATTGTCATCACACGTACGTAACACAAGTGGTTTTAGTGAGCCCGACACAAAGCTCAGGGGTTGTTGTGAGTCCTAAAGAAGTGTTTATGaatgcagaagcagcagctatTCCCCACCGCCGTTCTGTGCGTATTCATAAATAAAGCAGTGATAATTATCTCCACGTTCGGAACTGATATCATCTCACACTTCCATTTCAAGGTTTTTGCATGATGTCCAAAAATATCCAGGGTTTTTTAGATTCCCAGCGGTTATCAAACAGTCCTGCTTACTCTCACTGCGACGTGCACCTCGAGAGGTTTAAAATGACGGCGGGGCTTCCGGTgaaagatttcaaaataaaataggaaACTGCCTGTCCCAGAACCTTGCAACTGGGTGACGTTTTCAGACATCGTTTTCAACAAATAAAGTAATTTTATGGCCACAAACTTCTATCTCGTTGTTGTGCTCTAATTGGAAGAGAGCAGGTGAGAGGGATTTGTCATTAAGCAGGATCAGATACGCAGTAATAAGTCATGACCCTAATATCTACATCGCGCCGAGAGCTGTCCTGttccatgcttttattttaatgataacACGTTTTATTTACGATTTTTCCGGAGAATGAAGCCAACTGGACGTAGCCGGATTTCCTAGTGCACCCTGGGTAAATGTGAAGAGTGCCCAAACGTAAACAATCGTCATATTATAATGAATTACTTGCTAATCTCTCATCTACAGCAGCGCAAACGTTGGAGTCAAACAGTTAATGGTGATTATGTCCCCTATAGCTATCATTGTGTCTGACGTCCTCATTTTGTAGATGGAAAGAGGTGAAACAAATGGACTCAACGCTCTGTTAATCAATACTACTGGGAACCTTCATGTAGTCGCGCATGATCTTCATATATATTGATACATAACTCTGTTGCTCGTTTAATATTTCGCGTTCGTAATCGGCTCGTTGGTCTAGGGGTATGATTCTCGCTTagggtgcgagaggtcccgggttcaaatcccggacgagccctcTTTTAAGTTGGTGTATGTATATTATTACAAATATACGATATATGGCGACGCATTTTCTAAGTTTGAGGTCAATATTCAGATAATAGCTAAAATGACGACAAATCCTGGCTGAAGTGTGCCATGACTATAGCAGAACAGTATATTTATAGGTTTCTATGATTTGCAATTATATCTTAAAATTTCCTTAAATACAATCCCGTGATCTTTGTGATCTAATCTGTAGCAATCTATAGAAATCGATTACTGAAGAAGCTGTGCACGCAAACCACGGTTCTatgttatatttttaaaacGTTGAAAATCAGATTGTTCCCGAATGTCCCTGAACGCATCTCGTGTTTTGCTACCATCAGCCATTGCGACCGAAGCCGACTGGAGCTCAAAAATCGAAAGTCACCGGCAGAAGCTAAGTCTTTGACGACTCCTCAGCTGCAGTTCATCTTGATCATCGATGAGGACATCATAAAGTAAGTTAACAGCTGTTTTGTAGAACAGCGGGGTTTGTTTCTTCTAGAAATGGCAGAACGTTGAGATATCTTTGATAACATGATACCTGTGCTGTCTTCTACTGATGTAAGCGGTGGTAAATTAGTTGTATGTTGGAATCGTGAAGCTTTAACTATTTCTGACtggaaaaagctttttttttaatgtgaaagtgAATTTAGACACAAAGAAGCAAGCTGTGGTTCTGTGGTTGTTTGACGACTTAGGGCCTCCTTGAAAACATTTTATACTTTCGTTATGCACACATGAATCAACCATGATGACATGGTCTAAACTGGGGTATGTCTAGTCTCGATTTTAAAAATCTCACGATAAGGTCTAGTCAGAAAGAACAAGGCCTTGTATttgttgtctgtttcttttatttttgaatatTTGTGTTAAGTGTGTCAACCTCTTTCATCGTTTCTAACATTACATGTTCTATACGCAGAATGGCCCATCGGCTTAATGACGTCATGCAACTATGTTGTGAGCTGTCTGCTAATCATCAGATCCGGGCCACTGTCAAGGGTTCGTCCAagggagcagcaacagcaggggGACTGGCCTTCGCCGGGGGGCTCGTTGGTGGTCCTCTTGGTATTGCAGTTGGTCAGTGGAAATATACAAAACAAACCCATCTTTTTCCATTATTGGTGATTCAAATTTCATTTGATCTATAGTGTTTTTCCCAATCAAAATCAAACACATCTGGCTTACCATTTTGTGGACTTTATTTCACAAGTTGGAATCTTCCTCCCCTGTAGGTGGTGCTGTTGGAGGCCTCTTGGGTTGTTGGCTGACCAGTGGACAATTCAAACCGCTGCCTCAGGTGTTAATGGAGCTCAGTCCTCAGCAAAAGCAGAAGCTCTATGATGATATGATGGCCATCCTTGGAGACATCCAGTGGATAGATTTGATGCAATTGACTGCTTTAGTTATGACCAATGGCCCACTGAAGCAGCGGCTCATAGGTGCCCTTCTAGGATATGTCACCAAGGAGCTCCAGGCAGAGGTACAATATGTGGATTAGTTTCCATTTAACTGGGACTATGGAATTTTAAGAATGgaaactgtttattttctaATAACAAACAATAGAATGATGATGTGAACCTCTGGGGAACAATCACCCAGTGTAGAGTGTGAAGAATTTTTTATCATATATGTAGTGCAAATATATCATTACCTACACGATCAACTCTTAATTGTATCTCACTTGTTTTCACATAATGTACCCCATCCtgtgaaaatgtaaacaaatgaAACATTCCTACACCGTTAGGAatggtatttaaaaaaaggtttttaaaaaataattaaaagaaaaaacacatcttGCAGTCCTTGTGTGGACATATGATTTGTAATTTAGGGAACTATTAGAAATTTTCTTGAGCTTTAAATTGGTGCTAAacttgaaataaataaaca
This window harbors:
- the zgc:112052 gene encoding protein C19orf12 homolog gives rise to the protein MAHRLNDVMQLCCELSANHQIRATVKGSSKGAATAGGLAFAGGLVGGPLGIAVGGAVGGLLGCWLTSGQFKPLPQVLMELSPQQKQKLYDDMMAILGDIQWIDLMQLTALVMTNGPLKQRLIGALLGYVTKELQAEVQYVD